In one Musa acuminata AAA Group cultivar baxijiao chromosome BXJ2-5, Cavendish_Baxijiao_AAA, whole genome shotgun sequence genomic region, the following are encoded:
- the LOC103983971 gene encoding uncharacterized protein LOC103983971 encodes MTRAAGGLSRDAMEWRKSFLDLVLVPSSLLLHILYHCWLWRKVRSQPLRTVIGINSAGRRHWVLAIIKDNDKKNILAVQSIRNAIMASTLMATTSILLCSGLAAVISSTYSIKKPLDDALFGAHGEFMVSLKYVTLLLIFLFAFLCYSLSIRFVNQVNFLINTPCCGHEGSPVTPQYVCDLLEKGFFLNTVGNRLFYAALPLLLWIFGPVLVPLSSLAMVPILYNLDTVCEKGKSGFGVEAEETDEANMGV; translated from the exons atgacgagAGCGGCAGGAGGACTCAGCCGGGATGCCATGGAATGGAGAAAGAGTTTCCTGGATCTTGTTCTTGTTCCATCAAGCCTTCTTCTCCATATCCTGTATCACTGTTGGCTGTGGCGTAAGGTTCGATCACAGCCACTTCGCACGGTAATAGGGATCAACTCCGCCGGGCGTCGCCACTGGGTGCTGGCCATCATTAAA GACAACGACAAGAAGAACATCCTCGCGGTGCAGTCGATAAGGAACGCCATCATGGCCTCCACCCTGATGGCCACCACCTCCATCCTCCTCTGCTCGGGCCTCGCCGCCGTCATCAGCAGCACCTACAGCATCAAAAAGCCTCTCGACGACGCGCTGTTCGGCGCCCACGGGGAGTTCATGGTGTCCCTGAAGTACGTCACGctgctgctcatcttcctcttcgccTTCCTTTGCTACTCCCTCTCCATAAGGTTCGTCAACCAGGTGAACTTCCTCATCAACACTCCTTGCTGCGGCCACGAAGGCTCACCGGTGACCCCGCAATACGTGTGTGATCTCCTGGAGAAGGGCTTCTTCCTCAACACCGTGGGGAACAGGCTGTTCTACGCTGCACTTCCGCTCCTGCTGTGGATATTTGGTCCAGTCCTGGTGCCCTTGTCCTCTCTCGCCATGGTTCCCATACTGTACAACCTTGATACGGTGTGCGAGAAAGGGAAGAGTGGCTTTGGTGTCGAAGCCGAGGAGACGGATGAAGCCAACATGGGAGTGTAA
- the LOC103983969 gene encoding pentatricopeptide repeat-containing protein At2g34400 — MLKHKVIPKLKLKLPSPPQMPLPPAPPSNHFPSPAEANPQNHILSLLERCASLRCFKQIHSHVLTLGVHKPNHLLSKLLLLNDLPYSLLLFSRNPRPNDYSFNVMIRALTTIYADYPLALEFYLRMVRSGERPNHYTFPFVLVASANLESLCCGLTAHALIFKLGLDGNDHVQHSLITMYSRCGEVALARQVFDEIGVRDPVSWNSMLSGYAKMGHAGEAVELFRRMRSEGSIVPDEVTLVCVLAACGDLGDSSLGTWLEGLVEEHGLVLDSFLGSALIDMYGKCGDLGSARRIFDGLAKKDLVAWNAMITGYAQNGLSDKAIELFHTMREARVEPDKITIVGVLSACAAVGALELGRSLDAYASGNGLYHNVFVGTALVDMYAKCGNLGRAMEVFDIMPHKNIVSWNAMISALAFNGQGEEAISLFTWMINVNQGFRPNDITFIGVLSACVHSGLLNEGRRWFDVMQSAYGIIPKIEHYSCMVDLLARAGLLEEAWEFTEKMPQKPDAVVLGALLSACRYQKNMEVGERVVKRILELEPSNSGNYVISSKIFANSKRWEDSARIRGLMRERGVTKTPGCSWIEVGKQVHEFHAGDGLRLRAAEIYEMINLLVDEMKMEGYTPLMTE, encoded by the exons ATGCTCAAACACAAAGTAATCCCCAAGCTCAAGCTCAAGCTCCCGTCTCCTCCTCAGATGCCCCTTCCTCCCGCACCTCCCTCGAACCACTTCCCCTCCCCAGCCGAAGCAAACCCTCAAAACCACATCCTATCTCTCCTCGAGCGATGCGCCTCCCTCCGCTGCTTCAAGCAGATACACTCCCACGTGCTCACCCTCGGCGTCCACAAGCCCAACCACCTGCTCTCCAAGCTCCTCCTCCTCAACGACCTCCCCTACTCCCTCCTTCTCTTCTCCCGGAATCCCCGCCCCAACGACTACTCCTTCAACGTCATGATCCGCGCCCTCACCACCATCTACGCCGACTACCCGCTCGCCCTCGAGTTCTACCTCCGGATGGTCCGATCTGGCGAGCGGCCCAACCACTATACCTTCCCCTTCGTCCTCGTCGCCTCCGCCAACCTCGAGTCCTTGTGCTGCGGCCTGACCGCCCATGCGCTGATCTTTAAGCTCGGGCTCGACGGCAATGACCACGTGCAGCATTCCTTGATCACCATGTATTCGAGGTGCGGCGAGGTGGCCCTGGCGCGCCAGGTGTTCGATGAAATTGGCGTGAGGGACCCGGTCTCCTGGAACTCGATGTTGTCTGGGTACGCGAAGATGGGCCACGCGGGGGAGGCGGTGGAGTTGTTTCGGAGGATGAGGTCGGAGGGATCCATCGTGCCGGATGAGGTCACTCTGGTGTGTGTTCTGGCGGCCTGTGGGGACCTGGGGGACTCCAGCTTGGGGACGTGGTTGGAGGGCTTGGTGGAGGAGCATGGGTTGGTGCTGGACTCGTTTCTTGGGTCTGCGTTGATTGATATGTATGGTAAATGTGGAGATCTGGGCTCAGCAAGGAGAATATTTGATGGATTGGCAAAGAAGGACTTGGTTGCGTGGAATGCAATGATCACAGG GTATGCGCAGAATGGTTTGTCAGATAAGGCCATTGAATTATTCCACACCATGAGGGAGGCAAGAGTTGAGCCAGACAAAATCACAATTGTAGGGGTTCTATCAGCATGTGCAGCTGTTGGAGCTCTTGAGCTGGGCAGATCTCTTGATGCATATGCCTCAGGTAATGGGCTGTACCATAACGTATTTGTTGGAACAGCCTTGGTCGACATGTACGCAAAATGTGGAAATCTAGGCCGAGCTATGGAAGTCTTTGATATCATGCCTCATAAGAATATAGTCTCATGGAATGCTATGATCTCTGCACTTGCTTTCAATGGACAAGGAGAAGAAGCTATTTCATTATTTACTTGGATGATAAATGTGAATCAAGGGTTTCGGCCAAATGATATCACATTTATAGGGGTCCTTTCTGCATGTGTGCATTCTGGTTTACTTAATGAAGGTCGGCGCTGGTTTGATGTCATGCAGTCGGCATATGGAATCATTCCAAAGATTGAGCATTACTCTTGCATGGTTGACCTTCTAGCACGAGCTGGGCTTTTAGAAGAAGCATGGGAGTTCACAGAGAAGATGCCACAGAAACCTGATGCGGTTGTCTTAGGAGCTCTGCTTAGTGCTTGTCGATATCAAAAGAATATGGAAGTTGGAGAGAGGGTTGTGAAGAGGATCCTTGAGTTGGAACCTTCAAACTCAGGGAACTATGTTATTTCTTCTAAAATATTTGCAAACTCAAAGAGGTGGGAGGATTCAGCGAGGATAAGAGGGCTAATGAGGGAGAGGGGTGTCACAAAGACTCCTGGTTGCAGTTGGATTGAGGTTGGTAAGCAAGTCCATGAATTCCATGCTGGCGATGGATTGCGTCTGAGAGCTGCAGAGATTTATGAAATGATTAACCTATTAGTTGATGAGATGAAGATGGAAGGCTATACCCCACTGATGACTGAATAG
- the LOC103983970 gene encoding large ribosomal subunit protein P3: MGVFTFVCRSSGGDWSAKQLSGDLEASASSTYGLQRELVQAVLAVDSSGGVQSSFSMVSPSSAVFQVIIGGGGGAFIGGGAPSGGASAGSGGGAPAAAEAPPDEEKKEEKEESDDDMGFSLFD, encoded by the exons ATGGGCGTGTTCACCTTCGTGTGCCGTAGCTCCGGCGGCGATTGGAGCGCGAAGCAGCTCTCTGGTGACCTTGAGGCTTCAGCCTCTTCGACCTACGGCCTCCAGCGAGAGCTCGTGCAGGCGGTGCTCGCGGTCGACTCCTCGGGTGGTGTCCAGTCCTCCTTCTCCATGGTCTCTCCCTCATCGGCCGTCTTCCAG GTTATAATTGGTGGAGGTGGCGGGGCATTTATCGGAGGTGGAGCCCCTTCAGGTGGTGCATCAGCTGGGTCTGGTGGCGGTGCTCCCGCTGCCGCCGAGGCACCTCCCGACgaggagaaaaaggaagaaaaagaggagagCGATGACGACATGGGCTTCTCGCTCTTTGATTAG